From the Manihot esculenta cultivar AM560-2 chromosome 14, M.esculenta_v8, whole genome shotgun sequence genome, the window TCAGAGGCAAGCAAACATAATGTTCTGAGAGCTGAGAAGCTACTACAGGATTTGGTTAGTCCAATTGTGTATGGCTAACAAAAGGGTGAGGATGTTTATATGTCTATCAAACATATAGTTCTCATTTATACAAGAGCAGATATAGAAAGATCTGTGATTTATTACTTGTCTGCTTGGTTCAAATAGAAAAGGTTGCTCATAAAAGTTAGATTCCAGTCAACAGAGACTGTTCCAGAATATTCTCTTAAAAGAATAAAGCTCGGTACAAGTTTCATTAACATATAGGCCCATCTGTGGTACGGAAACCCCTCAACcattaaaaaaacaataaaataataaaaaataaaaaagcaacTTATGAGGTGATATCAGTGGATAAGAGTTAACCCACTTAATTGCTTGTTTTCAATACCATTTGTGAGCTTCACTTTAGCCAGGTTGGGTGAGATAAGATGAGATTTCAGGTAAGAACTTGAGAACATGTGAAACTCTCTTATATCATAATAACACGACCTTACATCTGATTTCTTGTACTTGATAACTCAGATTTCTGTACAAAATTGATTTCCAGAAACTCAACACAAATGAATTGACCTCAACAGCATAATAATGATTCTGAGATTATCGATCAAAACAAAATTCAAAAAGCAGCTTCATTGAAATACAAGAAACATAATGATTCATGGAAATACCAATTTCTGCAATTAAAAGCCTTGCCTCTTCTGTTGGAAATCCACAAACTGCTGGAGTTGGATGAAGAGATGACAAGATATCAAACTGGAAAAGAAAACAACGGAGCAACTACGTAAAGTGAACCAACAGACATAGATAATTGCTCTTCAACCACAACTCTCTTCAAAACTATCATATAGAAATTTACTGCACATTCATGAAAAATTAAGTTCAGATACCTACACTGCAACCTCAACAACATACAAGTGGAATATGAATAAAATATTCATCTTATATGTGGTGAAGGGAGTTTCTTTATTAGAGACATGACTGTTTTCCCTCACCTCATCATCTTCACTTCTTAAAGTTCCTGCCAATCGGGCATATAGATGTTGAACTCTTGGAAATTTTCTTACTGCTTTTTTTGGTTCCATTACTACTCTGTTACATACAGCCTGCAAAGTTGAATATGTAAGAGTTCAACTTCTGTCCTTTTTCCCCTTCATTTTTCCTTTTATGTAGGGTAAACAAGTCTACAGCTTCTAAACAGAGTAATCAGTGTCCCAGGAAGGGTCTCTGGTCATTTTAGGGCAGGAGAAGAATTACCAAGTAAGCATGATTGGTTAGAATTATCATATCATGATAATTATCTAGTACATGGACTGGTTTAGTCCATTGTCATGACCAAGACATCTGTCAGAGTAAACATAGATTTAATAAGGGCACAAAACAGTGAActtgcctccatttttcttcttATGCTGTCTCGTACTATAGTAAACTCAAGATGGTCCTTTGGACTGCAAATGAATGATAAAGCATAATGAGACACAAATTGGCTGAGAAGCATTTGAAATCGATCACTATAAAATGAATCAACAATTTGATCAAGTGCAAGGTGCCAAAATAAACCTTGAAATTAAATCAAGTTCTATTTGAAGATCTAGAGCCTTTGATTCACCTCTAGCACGGGTTCCTGCCAGTGCCTCGCTAGTAACTCCTAGCCATTTTCTGTGAAATAGTTGCTCTGGCTATTCATAAAATAAGCCACTTAATCTCCAAAGATAATGAAAATTTACACGTGAAGAATACTAAACAACGTAATAGCCAAAAAATTGAGCAGCAGACAGAAACGACTTCTAATTTCCGAAAAGCAGTCTCTTGCAACATGATAAAATTTGTAGACTAGAGTCACTAGACCATCAGAAACAagcatgatcaagaaaaagcaGAGATATGAAACAGAAAGGATGCATAAAGTTATTTATGCATAAAATATCAGTGTTCAGACTTGCCGTGTTCCCAATAAATGCTGGAGCATTAGGTGGCTGAAGATAAAATTGATAAGCATTTTCTCCTTCAACCTGTAAGTAAATGTTCAGCATTCTAATTGTTAGTCAACATAAGCAAAGCGATGGTTCACTGAACAATTTTAAAGACAAAAGTACCTGTAGACAAGCCAGCCATGTTATAGGATCAATGTCAGTAGCAGTTACAACTTTGCTGCTACGTGCGAGAACAACCTAGATTTTCATGTCAAATTTGATAAACCAACCAAATCACATGGTAATAAAGACCGAGGGAAGAAGAATAAGGCTAATACATTATTATGCCAAGAAAAGGAACTGGAAGCCTGACAGTACCTTAATTAGTGGTGAGCTGCTTCTGTTGATTATTTGCAACGCTCTTTTCACGGCAAGATCCCAGTAGCTCTTATTGGGAATTTGATTATTGCTTAAAATTAATGTTCTAGCAACTTCTTTTCGCAATTTTACAATAGTAGAAGAAACCTACacattttttaatagaaaaacacaaaaagggattagaatattaaattaatttcagtATTTAATTAACAGCTAAAGAATCAAGCTACCCTGCCAAAAGTTATGCAGAGACCTGACTCATTGTAAGTTGAAGTGCATCAATGGCCTGCCCCCACGTCCAGGAGAGGGCATCATCCCAGGCAATAGTCGCAGCAAGCATTGAACTACCTCCAAGCTCATCAAACTCAACCTGTCATTTACAAAATCTAGCAGCATGTCATATAAATAGCGACAAGAAACATGACTCTGGGACATAAAATCCAAAATAGAAGGAAGCGATTGCTTTACTTGAGGAACAATGAagtaaaatgaaccaaaagaCTCCCACTCAGATGATATATTGGCCCTTGCATCAAATCGAATTGCCCCATAAGCACGAATCAAAGGACATTTGGCAGATAGGAACCTTGAAAATTGAACACAAAATTAAAACTAACAATTATAAAATCACGAAATTTAAAATCTAATGCAGTCAAATTGGTGGGTATTTTTGtagtcttttaattatttattttacctcTTGATGGACTTCCAGTCACTGTATGAGAATTGGTGGATATGCCTAAAGGTAACCGCAGAGCCGATACCGGCCACGCTGACCAAATTGAGGGCATGAGCATGGCCATTACCATTGGTGAAATCTGTAAAAAGGGGATCGTCGTCCTTTCTTCGGCTTTTAGAGGAGAAGAAGCAGCGTGGAAGAAGCTGATGCTGAGCATGGAGCCAATCAATCGCTTCAATCCTCTGTTGAATAGGTACCTTTCCATCACAGTCGATATGAATAGTTAGTTTTAGGAATTGATTCAAATGTTGGGTAaaggtttttaaaatttaatgctaTTTTCGCGGGAAATGAAAGGAtataatttcttctttttcctatTCGGTCCATCCCATAAATTTACttaagttattaaatttattagatatatttaaaaaaatatataaataaaataataaatattatattatttttcttaattatccTCCACTGGTATAATAGaaaatcaattattaatttgagataaaaaaaaaaaagcaaacttATTTTTATGGGATAAAGGAGTATTTTACAACCAAATAAATTCCAAAATTATATTCACAAACAAATCAACttcatttattataaaaagaaaaaaaaaagtctgcTTTGATACAGCAAACCCGTATTCGCCTATTTAGTCTACACTACTTGGAAATTGAAATGAAGTCTATACAGAGAGCAATAGGCTCCAGGATAAGGGGAGAGATGATGTTACACACAACATTCAATGCCAACCAACCACGTGGCACTGACCCATCTGTCGGCCAATTCATAACTTCCCTAGCATCTACTATATGGATAAGGAATGGATACCCAATCCCCATCGGCAGGCAACTTACCTGGAGACGTATAATCCCTGAAGTGAAAACTGGAGGATTAGCTTTCAAATTACAAATGGCAGAATCGAGGCTGTCTGCGGCCAATGCAGGAGATGCTACTGCTGGAAAAGTTCGAGTTTCAATGGTACCAATAGGGACTCTGGGGTCACCTTTGCACCCATTCATGGACAGTGAACACGATTTATATCTCTGTTCCATCATTACATTATAGTAATCAAACATGGTAGATTTTCAGGTCTCAACGAAGTAACAAGAGAAGTAAAATATGTAAGAAAGAGAAGAATCATCAAGTAAGCTTACATGGTGGAAAATATGAAACGATTGCCTGCAGCAAATTGGTTGGATGGAGATGCTGCATTTGGCTGATTCTAAATCCTTGAAACGTGCAAGAAAATGCTTGGATGAAACAGCAGTTGCCATAAGAAGAAGAGAGGGCGAGAGAGAAATGGATTACAGTTCAGCAGGAAATGATATGGCGTGGGATACCATATGCTCGTTTCTGGCACTTTATATTTGTGAATGAGCTCGGCTGTTATGCTCACACGTAGTAGCATGCTTTTCTTCTCTTGCAACTATTTAGCATTTACTACTTTTGTTTTCTACTGGTTCTTAACTCTGAAATTTACCGTAAATGAATTATGcgacataattaaaaaataatatttttatatatttgaattcgattcaaattttatatatagtgtatttattatttaaatttatttatataaataattaatttaatataaaaaatatgttttataataatatttatatatttttatttaaaaattaaaataaaatttttttaaaaaatattaaattttttaaataaaaattattaataaaaaatatttttatataaattattaattaaaatatataaaaataaatgaatttaaattttattcgaataataataattaaatttaaaataaatttaaataatttaaattaatttttaattaaatttaaaataaattaaaatattattaatataaattaaattgggACTGGAATGTTTTAATTTTGGAGATACTCTACCGTTTACCTTAGTAATTGCAATCACAGAGTTGAGCACAAGTACCTCTCTGTAGCTGGAGCTATAAAAGCTTCATTTATTGTGAGTTGACCACAAGTACCTCTCCGTAGCTGGAGCTATAAAAGCTTCATTTATTGTGGGAAGTGAACAGTGTCCCCGCAGTTCTTGCGCTTGAAACCGAATCGAAAACTGTATTATATGCTAatgaaacttaaaaaaaaaaaattaaaaattcatactataattgaatcaattttatatttattcgtCGAAGACTTTTAtactatataattaaaaattatacaaaagCTAATATAAAAGGCTGATTAAGAACTATACATAATACAACAATGTCAATATTATTTTCAtgctaatattatttttatggttgattagatattaaaatttaacgttgttgttacttttttaaaatgaatatgaaAAAAGCTGTAAGTTTATGTATCAAATCAAGATTCACTTCCATTATAGTCCAATTATATCAATTGGAATCTAGTACAGAGGAATGGAATATCATTACACTACGCAACAAAAGCACCAAACAAAAGGCCCAATGCACAGATTTTCCTTGCTTTCCATGGATGATTTAGATGAAGATGATACAGAAGGATATGAAGGCAAAAGAGACATGAGTACATAAACATGAGCATATTAGTAATAACAAACAAATATTTCCAAGTAGAATGTGAATATAAGTTATTCAAACACTATCCATTCCCTGCTAGCTCCTAGTAAATATATTTTGTGTTCCACAATACAGCAACACTAAAATGTTGACAAATCACAACTTTCATGGAGATGTTTACATTATTCATTGGCTGAAAGATTGCCATCTTAGTTGCCCCTTGAACAAGAAAGGAGTTCAAGTGTAGTGAACTATCTATTATCTAACGATAAAAGTATCTTGCCTCTTCTAGTATGTATGAATATGATACTAGTCAAGCAGATGAATATAAACAAAGACTGCAAAAATTtcaatgtaaaaataaaatacattaatatcTATAATTGTTTAGTTTACTAATTAGAATTCGGTATTCAGTATCCtacgatatatatatatattcaagcaTGTGCCTGTACCTTGAGCCTAGGCCCTAGTACCCTTTGCACCTCTGTGCCCTTTGATGCTAGCTAGTTTTGCTTCTCTACATGTGCTATTCTAAAACTGTCAATTTCATTTTAACAAGTCATTTTATTTGATGACTCCCAAAACTGACTTGCATGGTCTAAATTTATGCAAAATGTATTCTTTTCTCCAtgataaacataaaaaatatcatataatttgTATTCAAACTTCTGTGGAAGCAGAAGATATTAATGTACACTTATGCATCATACCAAGGAACTGGCATGGTTTTCTCAGTCTTCCTATGCAGAAATCCAGGTGGATTATCGCCAAAGCTTTCATCTTCAGTATCCATATCAACCTTGTAAATTGACACAGGAATGAATTCAATTAAAATGGCTGAATGTATAGATCCCCGATGATAACAATAAGaagttttagaaaaaaaatatatatatatatattttttctgacACCCTGTAATAGAAAAATATACATACTTCTTAGATTAATCTTCTTTCCTATAAATTTCATATACTTGGGATACACATAAACAGTCACATGCAAAAAATCATAGTTCAgcagtttctttttctttttcctttttaagaaAATGCTTACACTTTTCAGGCAAATTTAGCTCTTCCACTTTCTACAGATGCATTGCTTCCCCTTTCAATATAGCAAATATCTCACCCCAGGGAGGGATGAATAAACAATCTTAACATTTGTTTCTGATTGAAAAGATAACATGTACTATGATGTAACAAACAGTGAAAACTGTGTCACTGACAAGCTCCTGTGTTGAAGCAGGAAGCATAGCACTGGTGTGATACTATCACAAAACAATAAGCACCAAATATCAGCAGCCATCCATTACAGCTACTATGGTGATAATGATGTTTACCGAGGAGCAAACTGACCAGGACAAATTATTTATGCTTTACGAGGACTGAGGAGGCCACGACAAAGAATTCTAACATAAGAAAGTGATACAAAAGAGAACAAATTAATGAATACATATAGGACATTAATATGATAAAACACTTAGTTACCTCTTGAATTCCACTTTCCTCTAGGTCATCCCCATTTAACAATGACTGCCACTGTTATGAAGGAGCAACCAAGGGAAAGGGCCAAAAACACGTGGATCGTATATTCGAGGAAATCAAAAAGGGCACCAGAAAATCAGAATATTCAAAGTTAGTTACAGCAGTACATGGAGCATGAGGTGGGGTTATAAAAAAGGAATAAGAGGAATAGAGAGGGCATTGAGTGACTTATCTTGTAATGGGGAGCTGGTGTATATCCTGCTTGGGGAGAATTGTCTcctgaatttttcttttctactGAACTTCAATACAGAACATCAATTCTGCTCATTATCTGTATTTCTTCTGTGTGCTTTGGATTTTTACATTAAATTCTAATATCTCTATCATTTGGTCCGACCTGCCGGGGAATGACAAATACAAGAATGGATACTCGTGTGGAATTGATAGAGAGGAATTTAACACTATTGGAAGATGGGTTCTCCAAGCTGAAGACCGACAACGAGCAACTTCATTCTAAACTCTCTTCCATCGGGAGTCTTCTGCATACTTTAGCCAAAGGGAAATCGATTACTGAGGAAGGTGAAGTGTCCAATCAAACCACACCTGGTCGCTTAGCATCGCTGGTTCAATCGGCGCTGCCAACTTCACCCCTCACTTTGACCGACGATAATATCATGTCAAAGAAACTGGATATTCCCACCTTTAATGGGTAGATCCCGTGGGTTGGAGGGCTCGGGCGGAGcagtattttgaattaaatggcACCAAACCAGAGCTTCCCATTATGATGGCCCTTACTTGCATGGAGCCCTTCATTGGCTTCGCTGGTTGTGAAGATGGCAGTGACATTTTTGCTGCTGCAAGTATCAGAAAATTATGTCCTTTTTTTGTTTATTATCTTTGCTTTACTTGTAATCTTAGCATGGCATGGTGAAGTATGGCTTAAGTGTTGTTTAGGTGAAAGTATACTAGCTAAGTATGGGAAAATTACTGCTGCTACAGTATTTTAACATGTGACTAGCAACTTTTTGCTTTTGTTTAAATTTCTGTAATGTTACAGTAATGAATAAGATTTTTCTCTTCACTTCTTTGTCCAAAAGCCtacaaatggtatcagagctctctTATATTAGAGGGACAGGTGGAATTGAGAGAAAACAAGTGAGAAAACCCCACCAAAAAACCTGTTTCAAACAGAAAATGGCTTCAAGCAATGCTGGAGCACTTTCACCACCAGTCTTCAATGGTGACAACTATCAAATTTGGGCTGTGAGAATGAAAGCCTTGTTGAAAGGCTTAGACTTATGGGAAGCAGTAGAAACAGAAGCTGATCCTCCTCCATTGAGGACCAATCCCACAGTCACACAAATAAAGCACCATGCTGAAGAAGTGGCAAAGAAATTCAAAGCACTCTCTTATATACACTCAGCTGTGTCTGAGTCAATATTCACACGCATTATGGCATGTGAAACAGGAAAAGAAGCTTGGGACAAACTTAAAGAGGAGTTTCAAGGCAGTGAAAAAACAAGACAAATGCAGGTCTTGAACCTAAGAAGAGAGTTTGAAGCTTTGAAGATGAAAGAAACAGAGAATGTGAAGGAATTCTCTGACAAAGTTTTGAGGGTTGTGAACCAAATCAGGGTCCTTGGTGAAGATCTTCCAGACAAGAGAGTTGTAGAGAAGGTTCTTGTAAGTCTTCCTGAGAGGTTTGAAGCCAAAATTTCATCTCTTGAAGACTCAAAGGATCTTACACAAATTTCACTAGCAGAGCTTGTTAATGCACTACAAGCAACAGAACAAAGAAGGAATTTGAGGCAGGAAGACAATATTGAGGCAGCTCTTGTCATGAAAAGCAAAGAGaaagttcatttcaactcaaaaggAAAAAAGTTTAATGATAGAAGGAATAAAAAAGAAGGTGACAGCAGCAAGAATGCAGAAAGGAGAGGGAAGTTTCCTCCATGTCCAAATTGCAAACAAACTAATCATTTGGAGAAATTTTGCTGGTACAAACCTGGTGTTCAATGCAGGTCTTGTAAAAAATTTGGACACATTGAAAACGTTTGCAAGTCAAAGCCAAGCCAAGAAGAATATCAAGCTCAAACTGTAGAAAGTCAAGAGCAAGATGAGGCAAAGCTCTTTGTTGCAACTTATTGTGCAGCTGAAACCAGCAGTGATTCCTGGCTCATTGACAGTGGCTGCACTCATCATATGACATCTGAGATTGCGACGTTCAAGAAACTTGACAAGTCCTACAATTCTAGAGTAAAGATAGGAAGTGGAGAATTTCTGGAAGTCAAGGGCAAAGGTGAAATCTCAGTTGAAACTCCAACAGGTACAAAACTAATTTCTGAAGTCTTGTATGTACCTGATATAGACCAGAACTTACTGAGTGTTGGTCAGATGCTTGAGAAACAATATTCCTTATTGTTCAAAAATAAGACATGCACAATCATGGATCTTGTTGGAAATGAATTGATGCGAGTTAAAATGAAAGATAGAAGCTTTTCCTTAAGGTGGAATAagttaaatgcacatgcattttctaGTTCTGTTGATGAGTTTGCACTTTGGCATAGAAGATTTGGACACTTCAACTTTCATGCACTTAAACACATGTATGACAAGTGTTTAGTTCAAAACATGCCTGTTGTGCTTTCCACAAATGAAGTGTGTGATGTGTGTCAATTTGGAAAGCAAACCAGAATTCCTTTTCCTATTAATCAATCATGGAGGGCAGTAGAGAAGTTGCAGCTTGTTCACAGTGATGTTTGTGGTCCCATGAGTTCTCCTTCACTCAATGGGAGCAAGtactttgtccttttcattGATGATTTTTCCAGGTTCTGTTGGGTGTATTTCTTGCAACAAAAATCAGAAGTGCTACGgatgtttcaaaagttcaaagcTGCAGCTGAGAATCAATGCAACTCAAAAATCAAAATACTCAGAACTGATAATGGAACTGAGTACGCTAACAAGAATTTCAGTAAGGTTTGTGAAGAGGCAGGAATTCAGCATCAATTTACAACTAGTTACACTCCACAGCAGAATGGAGTAAGTGAGAGAAAAAATAGGACTGTTATGGAGATGGCTAGATGCTTaatgtttgaaaaaaaaattaccaaaaAAATTCTGGGCTGAGGCAGTAAATACATCAGTCTATCTATTGAATAGACTACCAACGAAGGCTTTAAAAGAACAAACTCCTTTTGAAGCCTGGTTTGGAGTTAAACCTTGCATTGAACATTTAAAAGACTTTGGGAGCATATGCTATGCTCATAttccagctatgaaaagagataaGTTGGATCACAAGTCTCAGGTTGGGATTTTTTTGGGCTATGGCAGCAATGTAAAAGGATATAGGGTGTTCAACATGGAGATAAAGAGTGTAATAGTTTGCAGAGATCTGAAAGTGGATGAAGAAGCTTACTGGGATTGGGAAAAGGCACAAGTGGAACTTATGAACAATAATCAAATTCAGAGAGTTGATTCTCTCAATCAAGAACCATCTCATGAAGAAGAAGATGCAGATTATGGAAGTGACACAGATTCAGATTTTGCAGTCAGAGGTACCAGGTCTCTAGAAGAAATTTACGAGAGGTCTAATATGGCCTTGTTGGAGCCAACAAGTCTAGAAGAGGCAATGCAATCTCCAAATTGGATGAATGTAATGCAAGAAGAGCTGAAAATGATCAATAAAAATGAAACGTGGAACTTGGTTGACAGACCAAGAAACAAGAAGGTAATTGGTGTAAAGTGGGTTTATAGAACCAAACTCAACTCAGATGGTTCTATAAATAAGCACAAAGCAAGATTAGTTGTGAAAGGCTATTCACAACAGTTTGGAGTGGATTACACAGATACCTTTGCTCCAGTAGCAAGGTATGATACAATAAGACTTCTCATTGCCTTGGCTGCTCAAAAATGTTGGAAGATTTATCAGCTTGATGTGAAATCTGCATTTCTAAATGGTCATTTACAAGAGGAGATTTTTGtagagcaaccacctggtttcaTTAAGAAGGGACAAGAAGATAAAGTTTTCTTCCTTAAGAAAGCTTTATATGGGTTGAAACAGGCCCTTAGAGTCTGGTACAGCAGAATGGATGATCATTTGTTGAAATTGAGTTTTACAAGAAGTCCTAGTGAAGCTACTTTGTATGTTAAAGCTGAGAATGAAGATTTGCTAATTGTTTCCTTGTATGTGGATGACCTTTTGATCACAGGAAGTA encodes:
- the LOC110630691 gene encoding isochorismate synthase 2, chloroplastic isoform X1 yields the protein MATAVSSKHFLARFKDLESAKCSISIQPICCRQSFHIFHHRYKSCSLSMNGCKGDPRVPIGTIETRTFPAVASPALAADSLDSAICNLKANPPVFTSGIIRLQVPIQQRIEAIDWLHAQHQLLPRCFFSSKSRRKDDDPLFTDFTNGNGHAHALNLVSVAGIGSAVTFRHIHQFSYSDWKSIKRFLSAKCPLIRAYGAIRFDARANISSEWESFGSFYFIVPQVEFDELGGSSMLAATIAWDDALSWTWGQAIDALQLTMSQVSSTIVKLRKEVARTLILSNNQIPNKSYWDLAVKRALQIINRSSSPLIKVVLARSSKVVTATDIDPITWLACLQVEGENAYQFYLQPPNAPAFIGNTPEQLFHRKWLGVTSEALAGTRARGESKALDLQIELDLISSPKDHLEFTIVRDSIRRKMEAVCNRVVMEPKKAVRKFPRVQHLYARLAGTLRSEDDEFDILSSLHPTPAVCGFPTEEARLLIAEIEVLDRGMYAGPVGWFGGGESEFAVGIRSALVEKGLGALIYAGTGIVEGSEPSLEWDELELKTSQFTKLLKLEVPSREKIENLGIIN
- the LOC110630691 gene encoding isochorismate synthase 2, chloroplastic isoform X3; the protein is MATAVSSKHFLARFKDLESAKCSISIQPICCRQSFHIFHHVPIQQRIEAIDWLHAQHQLLPRCFFSSKSRRKDDDPLFTDFTNGNGHAHALNLVSVAGIGSAVTFRHIHQFSYSDWKSIKRFLSAKCPLIRAYGAIRFDARANISSEWESFGSFYFIVPQVEFDELGGSSMLAATIAWDDALSWTWGQAIDALQLTMSQVSSTIVKLRKEVARTLILSNNQIPNKSYWDLAVKRALQIINRSSSPLIKVVLARSSKVVTATDIDPITWLACLQVEGENAYQFYLQPPNAPAFIGNTPEQLFHRKWLGVTSEALAGTRARGESKALDLQIELDLISSPKDHLEFTIVRDSIRRKMEAVCNRVVMEPKKAVRKFPRVQHLYARLAGTLRSEDDEFDILSSLHPTPAVCGFPTEEARLLIAEIEVLDRGMYAGPVGWFGGGESEFAVGIRSALVEKGLGALIYAGTGIVEGSEPSLEWDELELKTSQFTKLLKLEVPSREKIENLGIIN
- the LOC110630691 gene encoding isochorismate synthase 2, chloroplastic isoform X2; this encodes MATAVSSKHFLARFKDLESAKCSISIQPICCRQSFHIFHHRYKSCSLSMNGCKGDPRVPIGTIETRTFPAVASPALAADSLDSAICNLKANPPVFTSGIIRLQVPIQQRIEAIDWLHAQHQLLPRCFFSSKSRRKDDDPLFTDFTNGNGHAHALNLVSVAGIGSAVTFRHIHQFSYSDWKSIKRFLSAKCPLIRAYGAIRFDARANISSEWESFGSFYFIVPQVEFDELGGSSMLAATIAWDDALSWTWGQAIDALQLTMSQVSSTIVKLRKEVARTLILSNNQIPNKSYWDLAVKRALQIINRSSSPLIKVVLARSSKVVTATDIDPITWLACLQVEGENAYQFYLQPPNAPAFIGNTPEQLFHRKWLGVTSEALAGTRARGESKALDLQIELDLISSPKDHLEFTIVRDSIRRKMEFDILSSLHPTPAVCGFPTEEARLLIAEIEVLDRGMYAGPVGWFGGGESEFAVGIRSALVEKGLGALIYAGTGIVEGSEPSLEWDELELKTSQFTKLLKLEVPSREKIENLGIIN